A region of Arabidopsis thaliana chromosome 5, partial sequence DNA encodes the following proteins:
- the ABCA9 gene encoding ABC2 homolog 11 produces the protein MTLREGLPLFHQQFTALFKKNLLLSWRNKRATCLHLFSSFFFILLIFSIEESSKASDLTSTRHKNVTDPKALVSLPILPCEDKFFVRLPCFDFVWSGNQSRRVTDIVSAIMANNPGRPIPTNKVQSFTKPEEVDAWFMSHPSQVTGALHFVEKNATVISYGIQTNSSSEKKRGRREDPTFKFLVPLQIAAEREIARSLIGDPKFSWDFGFKEFARPAIGGEVIISAFYLMGPVFFLAFSMFGFVLQLGSVVTEKELKLREAMTTMGVYESAYWLSWLIWEGILTFVSSLFLVLFGMMFQFEFFLKNSFVLVFLLFFLFQFNMIGLAFALSSIISKSSSATTVGFLVFLVGFITQIVTTAGFPYSSAYSIGSRVIWSLFPPNTFSAGLQLLLEATSSPGDSGISWSERAICAGGESTCVITTNKIYIWLVGTFFFWFVLALYFDNIIPNASGVRKSIFYFLKPSYWTGKEGNKVEEGSICSCIGSVPPVEHITPEDEDVLEEEILVKQQAMDGRVDPNIAVQIHGLAKTYPGTTKLGCCKCTKTSPFHAVKGLWMNIAKDQLFCLLGPNGAGKTTTISCLTGINPVTGGDAKIYGNSIRSSVGMSNIRKMIGVCPQFDILWDALSSEEHLHLFASIKGLPPSSIKSIAEKLLVDVKLTGSAKIRAGSYSGGMKRRLSVAIALIGDPKLVFLDEPTTGMDPITRRHVWDIIQESKKGRAIILTTHSMEEADILSDRIGIMAKGRLRCIGTSIRLKSRFGTGFVATVSFIENKKDGAPEPLKRFFKERLKVEPTEENKAFMTFVIPHDKEQLLKGFFAELQDRESEFGIADIQLGLATLEEVFLNIARRAELESATVEGTMVTLELESGIAVEIPVGARFVGIPGTENAENPRGLMVEVYWQQDGSGSMCISGHSAEMRIPENVSVIYEPSSQVLGHGQRRVRGIVIDYESNN, from the exons ATGACTCTGCGAGAAGGCTTGCCGCTTTTTCATCAGCAATTCACAGCTTTGTTCAAGAAGAATCTACTGCTTTCATGGAGGAACAAGAGAGCCACGTGtcttcatctcttctcttcgttcttcttcatccttctcatcttctctATAGAGGAATCTTCCAAAGCGAGCGACTTAACCTCGACTAGGCACAAGAATGTCACAGATCCTAAAGCATTAGTCTCTCTTCCGATTCTTCCATGTGAGGATAAGTTTTTCGTGAGACTTCCATGTTTTGACTTCGTGTGGAGTGGCAACCAGAGCCGTCGTGTCACTGACATTGTCTCTGCAATTATGGCTAACAATCCTGGACGACCAATTCCAACCAATAAG GTTCAATCATTTACAAAGCCTGAGGAAGTAGATGCATGGTTTATGTCACATCCATCGCAAGTAACAGGGGCTTTGCATTTTGTGGAAAAGAATGCTACAGTGATCAGCTATGGAATTCAAACAAACTCTTCATCGGAGAAAAAACGTGGTCGGCGTGAAGATCCTACGTTTAAGTTCCTTGTTCCTCTTCAAATTGCTGCAGAGCGTGAAATCGCAAGGTCTTTAATTGGAG ATCCAAAGTTTAGTTGGGATTTTGGATTTAAGGAATTTGCGCGTCCAGCGATTGGTGGTGAAGTGATCATTTCTGCATTTTATCTTATGGGACCAGTGTTCTTTCTTGCTTTCTccatgtttggttttgttctcCAACTCGGGTCTGTGGTTACCGAGAAAGAGCTAAAACTTCGCGAG GCAATGACAACGATGGGTGTTTATGAATCTGCATATTGGTTGTCATGGCTCATATGGGAAGGAATCCTTACCTTTGTCTCCTCACTCTTCTTGGTCCTCTTTGGAATGATGTTCcagtttgagtttttcttgaagaacagttttgttcttgtcttcctacttttctttctttttcagtttaatatg ATTGGCCTAGCATTCGCGCTATCATCTATCATTAGCAAATCATCTTCGGCAACAACTGTTGGTTTCCTTGTGTTTCTGGTTGGTTTTATAACACAG ATTGTAACAACTGCTGGATTCCCTTATTCAAGCGCATATTCGATTGGTAGCCGTGTCATTTGGTCACTCTTTCCACCGAATACCTTTTCTGCGGGTCTGCAGCTGCTTCTTGAAGCGACATCATCTCCCGGAGACTCTGGAATCAGTTGGAGTGAAAGAGCAATATGTGCAGGGGGCGAGAGCACTTGCGTTATTACAACT AATAAAATCTACATATGGCTCGTGGGAACGTTCTTTTTCTGGTTTGTATTGGCTCTCTACTTTGACAACATCATCCCCAATGCATCCGGTGTGAGAAAATCGATCTTCTACTTTCTAAAACCTAGTTATTGGACTGGCAAAGAAGGCAACAAAGTGGAAG AAGGGAGCATCTGTAGCTGTATTGGTTCAGTTCCACCAGTAGAGCATATTACACCAGAGGACGAAGATGTGCTTGAAGAGGAGATTTTAGTTAAACAACAAGCAATGGATGGAAGAGTTGATCCTAACATTGCAGTTCAGATACATGGTCTTGCAAAGACATATCCTGGAACAACAAAGCTTGGATGCTGCAAATGCACCAAAACTTCGCCTTTTCATGCTGTAAAG GGTTTGTGGATGAATATTGCCAAAGATCAGTTGTTTTGTCTTCTCGGACCTAATGGCGCAGGGAAAACAACTACTATTAGTTGTTTGACTGGCATAAATCCAGTCACTGGTGGGGATG CAAAAATCTATGGAAATTCCATAAGAAGCTCTGTTGGTATGTCCAACATTCGTAAAATGATAGGAGTTTGTCCTCAG TTTGATATTCTTTGGGATGCTTTGTCTAGTGAAGAGCACCTCCACCTCTTTGCTAGCATCAAAGGGTTGCCACCATCATCGATCAAATCG ATTGCAGAGAAGTTACTGGTAGATGTGAAGCTAACAGGATCGGCGAAAATTAGAGCAGGAAGTTACAGTGGTGGAATGAAACGTCGGCTGAGTGTTGCAATAGCACTCATTGGTGATCCCAAGCTGGTTTTTCTAGATGAACCG ACTACTGGCATGGACCCTATCACGAGGAGACATGTGTGGGACATTATACAAGAGTCAAAGAAAGGTCGTGCCATCATACTAACGACGCATTCTATGGAGGAAGCTGATATTTTAAGTGATCGAATAGGGATCATGGCTAAAGGCAGGCTCCGCTGCATTGGAACCTCAATCAGGTTAAAATCTCGCTTTGGCACGGGATTTGTTGCTACCGTTAGCTTcatcgaaaacaaaaaagacgGTGCACCCGAGCCATTGAAAAGATTCTTTAAGGAG CGTCTAAAAGTTGAGccaacagaagaaaacaaagcttTCATGACTTTTGTAATCCCACACGACAAAGAGCAACTTTTGAAG GGGTTTTTCGCGGAGCTACAAGATAGAGAATCTGAATTTGGTATCGCAGACATTCAGCTCGGTCTTGCCACTCTTGAAGAAGTGTTTTTGAACATCGCTAGACGTGCTGAACTAGAAAGCGCAACTGTTGAAGGAACTATGGTAACTCTCGAGTTAGAATCAGGCATCGCAGTCGAG ATACCTGTGGGAGCAAGATTTGTAGGTATCCCTGGAACAGAAAACGCAGAGAATCCAAGAGGACTAATGGTGGAAGTGTACTGGCAACAAGACGGGTCAGGATCGATGTGCATTTCTGGACACTCGGCGGAGATGCGGATCCCAGAGAATGTATCGGTGATATATGAACCATCATCACAAGTATTAGGACATGGACAGCGACGAGTTCGGGGTATTGTGATTGATTATGAATCTAACAATTAA
- the ABCA9 gene encoding ABC2 homolog 11 (ABC2 homolog 11 (ATH11); FUNCTIONS IN: ATPase activity, coupled to transmembrane movement of substances, transporter activity; LOCATED IN: plasma membrane; EXPRESSED IN: male gametophyte, cultured cell, pollen tube; EXPRESSED DURING: L mature pollen stage, M germinated pollen stage; CONTAINS InterPro DOMAIN/s: ATPase, AAA+ type, core (InterPro:IPR003593), ABC transporter-like (InterPro:IPR003439), ABC transporter, conserved site (InterPro:IPR017871); BEST Arabidopsis thaliana protein match is: ABC2 homolog 15 (TAIR:AT5G61690.1); Has 1807 Blast hits to 1807 proteins in 277 species: Archae - 0; Bacteria - 0; Metazoa - 736; Fungi - 347; Plants - 385; Viruses - 0; Other Eukaryotes - 339 (source: NCBI BLink).) — protein MTLREGLPLFHQQFTALFKKNLLLSWRNKRATCLHLFSSFFFILLIFSIEESSKASDLTSTRHKNVTDPKALVSLPILPCEDKFFVRLPCFDFVWSGNQSRRVTDIVSAIMANNPGRPIPTNKVQSFTKPEEVDAWFMSHPSQVTGALHFVEKNATVISYGIQTNSSSEKKRGRREDPTFKFLVPLQIAAEREIARSLIGDPKFSWDFGFKEFARPAIGGEVIISAFYLMGPVFFLAFSMFGFVLQLGSVVTEKELKLREAMTTMGVYESAYWLSWLIWEGILTFVSSLFLVLFGMMFQFEFFLKNSFVLVFLLFFLFQFNMIGLAFALSSIISKSSSATTVGFLVFLVGFITQIVTTAGFPYSSAYSIGSRVIWSLFPPNTFSAGLQLLLEATSSPGDSGISWSERAICAGGESTCVITTNKIYIWLVGTFFFWFVLALYFDNIIPNASGVRKSIFYFLKPSYWTGKEGNKVEVPPVEHITPEDEDVLEEEILVKQQAMDGRVDPNIAVQIHGLAKTYPGTTKLGCCKCTKTSPFHAVKGLWMNIAKDQLFCLLGPNGAGKTTTISCLTGINPVTGGDAKIYGNSIRSSVGMSNIRKMIGVCPQFDILWDALSSEEHLHLFASIKGLPPSSIKSIAEKLLVDVKLTGSAKIRAGSYSGGMKRRLSVAIALIGDPKLVFLDEPTTGMDPITRRHVWDIIQESKKGRAIILTTHSMEEADILSDRIGIMAKGRLRCIGTSIRLKSRFGTGFVATVSFIENKKDGAPEPLKRFFKERLKVEPTEENKAFMTFVIPHDKEQLLKGFFAELQDRESEFGIADIQLGLATLEEVFLNIARRAELESATVEGTMVTLELESGIAVEIPVGARFVGIPGTENAENPRGLMVEVYWQQDGSGSMCISGHSAEMRIPENVSVIYEPSSQVLGHGQRRVRGIVIDYESNN, from the exons ATGACTCTGCGAGAAGGCTTGCCGCTTTTTCATCAGCAATTCACAGCTTTGTTCAAGAAGAATCTACTGCTTTCATGGAGGAACAAGAGAGCCACGTGtcttcatctcttctcttcgttcttcttcatccttctcatcttctctATAGAGGAATCTTCCAAAGCGAGCGACTTAACCTCGACTAGGCACAAGAATGTCACAGATCCTAAAGCATTAGTCTCTCTTCCGATTCTTCCATGTGAGGATAAGTTTTTCGTGAGACTTCCATGTTTTGACTTCGTGTGGAGTGGCAACCAGAGCCGTCGTGTCACTGACATTGTCTCTGCAATTATGGCTAACAATCCTGGACGACCAATTCCAACCAATAAG GTTCAATCATTTACAAAGCCTGAGGAAGTAGATGCATGGTTTATGTCACATCCATCGCAAGTAACAGGGGCTTTGCATTTTGTGGAAAAGAATGCTACAGTGATCAGCTATGGAATTCAAACAAACTCTTCATCGGAGAAAAAACGTGGTCGGCGTGAAGATCCTACGTTTAAGTTCCTTGTTCCTCTTCAAATTGCTGCAGAGCGTGAAATCGCAAGGTCTTTAATTGGAG ATCCAAAGTTTAGTTGGGATTTTGGATTTAAGGAATTTGCGCGTCCAGCGATTGGTGGTGAAGTGATCATTTCTGCATTTTATCTTATGGGACCAGTGTTCTTTCTTGCTTTCTccatgtttggttttgttctcCAACTCGGGTCTGTGGTTACCGAGAAAGAGCTAAAACTTCGCGAG GCAATGACAACGATGGGTGTTTATGAATCTGCATATTGGTTGTCATGGCTCATATGGGAAGGAATCCTTACCTTTGTCTCCTCACTCTTCTTGGTCCTCTTTGGAATGATGTTCcagtttgagtttttcttgaagaacagttttgttcttgtcttcctacttttctttctttttcagtttaatatg ATTGGCCTAGCATTCGCGCTATCATCTATCATTAGCAAATCATCTTCGGCAACAACTGTTGGTTTCCTTGTGTTTCTGGTTGGTTTTATAACACAG ATTGTAACAACTGCTGGATTCCCTTATTCAAGCGCATATTCGATTGGTAGCCGTGTCATTTGGTCACTCTTTCCACCGAATACCTTTTCTGCGGGTCTGCAGCTGCTTCTTGAAGCGACATCATCTCCCGGAGACTCTGGAATCAGTTGGAGTGAAAGAGCAATATGTGCAGGGGGCGAGAGCACTTGCGTTATTACAACT AATAAAATCTACATATGGCTCGTGGGAACGTTCTTTTTCTGGTTTGTATTGGCTCTCTACTTTGACAACATCATCCCCAATGCATCCGGTGTGAGAAAATCGATCTTCTACTTTCTAAAACCTAGTTATTGGACTGGCAAAGAAGGCAACAAAGTGGAAG TTCCACCAGTAGAGCATATTACACCAGAGGACGAAGATGTGCTTGAAGAGGAGATTTTAGTTAAACAACAAGCAATGGATGGAAGAGTTGATCCTAACATTGCAGTTCAGATACATGGTCTTGCAAAGACATATCCTGGAACAACAAAGCTTGGATGCTGCAAATGCACCAAAACTTCGCCTTTTCATGCTGTAAAG GGTTTGTGGATGAATATTGCCAAAGATCAGTTGTTTTGTCTTCTCGGACCTAATGGCGCAGGGAAAACAACTACTATTAGTTGTTTGACTGGCATAAATCCAGTCACTGGTGGGGATG CAAAAATCTATGGAAATTCCATAAGAAGCTCTGTTGGTATGTCCAACATTCGTAAAATGATAGGAGTTTGTCCTCAG TTTGATATTCTTTGGGATGCTTTGTCTAGTGAAGAGCACCTCCACCTCTTTGCTAGCATCAAAGGGTTGCCACCATCATCGATCAAATCG ATTGCAGAGAAGTTACTGGTAGATGTGAAGCTAACAGGATCGGCGAAAATTAGAGCAGGAAGTTACAGTGGTGGAATGAAACGTCGGCTGAGTGTTGCAATAGCACTCATTGGTGATCCCAAGCTGGTTTTTCTAGATGAACCG ACTACTGGCATGGACCCTATCACGAGGAGACATGTGTGGGACATTATACAAGAGTCAAAGAAAGGTCGTGCCATCATACTAACGACGCATTCTATGGAGGAAGCTGATATTTTAAGTGATCGAATAGGGATCATGGCTAAAGGCAGGCTCCGCTGCATTGGAACCTCAATCAGGTTAAAATCTCGCTTTGGCACGGGATTTGTTGCTACCGTTAGCTTcatcgaaaacaaaaaagacgGTGCACCCGAGCCATTGAAAAGATTCTTTAAGGAG CGTCTAAAAGTTGAGccaacagaagaaaacaaagcttTCATGACTTTTGTAATCCCACACGACAAAGAGCAACTTTTGAAG GGGTTTTTCGCGGAGCTACAAGATAGAGAATCTGAATTTGGTATCGCAGACATTCAGCTCGGTCTTGCCACTCTTGAAGAAGTGTTTTTGAACATCGCTAGACGTGCTGAACTAGAAAGCGCAACTGTTGAAGGAACTATGGTAACTCTCGAGTTAGAATCAGGCATCGCAGTCGAG ATACCTGTGGGAGCAAGATTTGTAGGTATCCCTGGAACAGAAAACGCAGAGAATCCAAGAGGACTAATGGTGGAAGTGTACTGGCAACAAGACGGGTCAGGATCGATGTGCATTTCTGGACACTCGGCGGAGATGCGGATCCCAGAGAATGTATCGGTGATATATGAACCATCATCACAAGTATTAGGACATGGACAGCGACGAGTTCGGGGTATTGTGATTGATTATGAATCTAACAATTAA